One genomic region from bacterium encodes:
- a CDS encoding flagellar motor protein MotB yields the protein MARKKKKEEAKCETAGGLRWLITYADMITLLLGVFIILVSNSAIGESRYNAVRVAFSRIFSLFTGTREESIMPGPLGSVFPEKSGAQVEFPEEGYKVPVARGYKDEVTKERVKTIQTRKGMLFRLSDIMFEQGSARLSEKFSFELNRIGKFIEKIPNEIRIEGHTDANPIKTEEFSSNWELSIKRANAVREYFFKKAEKDLSPSSFEIYKKRFSIVGYGDSKPCVKDIYSPFNRRVDIVIVASPSSEVRNKILSE from the coding sequence ATGGCAAGAAAGAAGAAAAAGGAAGAGGCAAAATGTGAAACAGCAGGAGGCTTAAGGTGGCTAATCACCTATGCCGATATGATTACCCTCCTCCTCGGTGTATTCATTATCCTTGTCTCTAATTCTGCGATTGGTGAATCAAGATACAATGCAGTGAGGGTTGCCTTCTCAAGGATATTTTCTTTATTTACCGGAACCAGGGAGGAGTCAATAATGCCTGGCCCCTTAGGAAGCGTTTTTCCAGAAAAAAGTGGTGCCCAGGTTGAGTTTCCTGAGGAAGGATATAAGGTTCCTGTGGCAAGGGGATATAAGGATGAGGTAACCAAAGAGAGGGTAAAGACAATCCAGACAAGAAAGGGAATGCTCTTTAGGCTTTCTGATATTATGTTTGAGCAAGGCTCTGCAAGGCTTTCGGAAAAATTTAGCTTTGAGCTTAATAGAATTGGGAAATTTATAGAAAAGATACCTAATGAGATAAGGATTGAAGGGCACACAGATGCAAACCCTATTAAAACAGAGGAATTTTCCTCAAATTGGGAGCTTTCCATAAAAAGGGCAAATGCGGTTCGGGAATATTTCTTTAAAAAAGCAGAAAAAGACCTTTCCCCTTCTTCCTTTGAAATATATAAAAAGAGGTTTTCCATTGTTGGTTATGGGGATTCTAAACCATGTGTTAAGGACATCTATTCTCCCTTCAACCGAAGGGTTGATATTGTTATTGTTGCTTCTCCCTCAAGTGAAGTAAGGAACAAAATTTTATCTGAATAA
- a CDS encoding flagellar motor protein MotB, translating to MAEKKKEAPEPEKKKEKEKEEVKCETAGGLRWLITYADMITLLLGVFIILCSSGGISESKFKAMATAFSRVFSIFEGGGEKRPEKGEIKKTSSEMMGYRISGVSVFKQRYIEQIEHGFKEEKTLGLVRILPTQDGIKISLQD from the coding sequence ATGGCAGAGAAAAAAAAGGAGGCACCAGAGCCAGAAAAAAAGAAAGAAAAAGAGAAGGAAGAGGTAAAGTGTGAAACAGCTGGTGGCTTAAGATGGCTTATCACATATGCAGATATGATTACCCTCCTTCTCGGTGTATTTATTATCCTCTGCTCATCAGGTGGGATTTCAGAGAGCAAATTCAAGGCAATGGCAACCGCATTCTCAAGGGTATTCTCCATCTTTGAGGGAGGTGGTGAGAAAAGACCAGAAAAGGGGGAGATAAAGAAGACATCCTCTGAGATGATGGGATATAGAATATCAGGTGTCTCTGTCTTCAAGCAAAGATACATTGAACAGATTGAGCATGGATTTAAGGAAGAAAAGACACTTGGCTTAGTTCGCATCCTTCCCACCCAGGATGGAATAAAGATAAGCCTTCAGGATAG